The Nitrosospira lacus genome window below encodes:
- the nadD gene encoding nicotinate-nucleotide adenylyltransferase, translating into MSDQLPDSGLKGTVSALWHSESVQAIESGVPLVGIFGGTFDPIHNGHLRVAEEIAETIGLRELRFVPAGIPRLRHAPAASLQHRAAIVGLAIRGNSRFVLDEREVRRHGVSYSVESLRELRREMGECVILCFIIGADAFMKLADWHSWRELFGLCHFIIVARPGYALASNRYALPQELEDECAQRWASSADSLKYTPSGLVFIAPTTLLDISATSIRAHIAAGKSVRYLMPDAAIDYIAANHLYSGGG; encoded by the coding sequence ATGAGCGATCAATTGCCGGATTCAGGTTTAAAGGGAACCGTTTCCGCACTCTGGCATTCCGAGTCTGTTCAGGCAATAGAATCCGGGGTTCCGCTCGTTGGTATTTTTGGTGGCACCTTCGATCCCATTCATAATGGCCACCTGCGTGTGGCTGAAGAAATTGCCGAAACCATTGGCCTGAGAGAACTGCGCTTTGTCCCCGCCGGCATTCCGCGGTTGCGCCATGCTCCCGCTGCATCGCTTCAGCACCGCGCGGCGATCGTGGGTCTAGCGATTCGGGGCAATTCCAGATTTGTCCTGGACGAGCGCGAAGTCCGCCGTCATGGAGTGAGTTATAGCGTGGAGTCGCTGCGCGAACTTAGACGGGAGATGGGAGAGTGCGTCATACTATGTTTCATCATAGGGGCGGATGCGTTCATGAAACTTGCCGACTGGCATAGCTGGCGTGAATTATTCGGATTATGCCATTTCATCATAGTGGCTCGCCCAGGATATGCGTTAGCATCGAATCGTTACGCCTTGCCGCAAGAATTGGAAGATGAGTGCGCGCAACGCTGGGCATCCAGTGCGGATAGTCTCAAATATACACCCAGTGGATTGGTTTTCATCGCACCGACGACTTTACTCGATATTTCCGCAACTTCCATTCGAGCCCATATTGCCGCCGGGAAAAGCGTCCGTTATCTGATGCCCGATGCGGCTATCGATTATATTGCAGCAAATCACTTGTACTCAGGAGGAGGATGA
- the rsfS gene encoding ribosome silencing factor — translation MTPAKLVKTVVAALEEIKAHDIEVLDVTKITTLFDRMIIASGDSTRHTKAIANNVVEKVKAGGGMVYGVEGEQAGEWVLVDLGDMLVHIMQATVRAHYNLEELWAEAKKKKISKATAGAGESKDLLKPLVAKSSTVKPRKASIKSVSPVRKKSPNPGGAS, via the coding sequence ATGACACCTGCTAAACTGGTAAAAACGGTTGTGGCCGCGCTGGAAGAAATAAAGGCACATGATATCGAAGTTCTGGATGTGACAAAGATTACCACTTTGTTCGACCGCATGATTATTGCAAGCGGGGATTCCACTCGTCACACCAAGGCTATTGCGAACAATGTGGTGGAAAAAGTCAAAGCCGGCGGTGGGATGGTTTATGGCGTAGAGGGTGAGCAAGCCGGAGAATGGGTGCTGGTGGACTTGGGGGATATGCTGGTACACATCATGCAAGCGACAGTGCGTGCCCACTACAATCTGGAAGAATTGTGGGCAGAAGCGAAAAAGAAGAAGATAAGCAAAGCAACTGCCGGTGCAGGCGAAAGCAAGGATCTTCTCAAGCCTCTCGTTGCCAAGTCATCGACTGTCAAGCCCCGCAAAGCCTCCATCAAGTCGGTCTCGCCGGTCAGGAAAAAATCTCCCAACCCCGGGGGCGCCAGCTAA
- the rlmH gene encoding 23S rRNA (pseudouridine(1915)-N(3))-methyltransferase RlmH, with the protein MKFLVCAVGHKMPQWIAAGFEEYRRRMPHEAGIELLEIKPEKRSGKKTEQLLAAEAARILAALPPRCRMVVMDERGKQLTTTKLADSVTEWMRNGGDTAFIVGGADGLDAGIRNSADEVLALSALTLPHGLARILLAEQLYRAVSLIKGHPYHRA; encoded by the coding sequence ATGAAATTTCTTGTTTGTGCGGTGGGTCACAAAATGCCGCAATGGATTGCGGCCGGTTTTGAGGAATACCGCAGGCGCATGCCACATGAGGCTGGCATTGAATTGCTGGAAATCAAGCCGGAAAAACGTAGCGGCAAGAAGACGGAGCAGTTGCTGGCTGCCGAGGCTGCTCGCATCCTGGCGGCGCTACCGCCCAGGTGCCGAATGGTGGTGATGGATGAACGTGGTAAACAATTGACTACCACCAAGCTGGCTGATTCCGTTACGGAATGGATGAGAAATGGCGGGGATACCGCCTTTATCGTGGGCGGAGCGGACGGATTGGACGCCGGTATCAGGAATTCGGCGGATGAGGTTTTGGCGCTATCCGCACTGACGCTGCCGCATGGTTTGGCGCGGATACTGCTTGCGGAACAATTGTATCGCGCGGTATCCCTTATCAAGGGGCACCCCTACCACCGGGCGTAA
- a CDS encoding Maf family protein yields the protein MTLPENRIYLASRSPRRRELLKQIGVNFATLLLREAMPRMADVDEASMPDEAPEIYTSRIARTKAGTGWMQLMQRKLPQLPVLAADTVVVLKGRIFGKPEDAAHAQEMLRALSGQTHRVLTAVAVAAQNGIHVRTSASTVRFRHISEREIRLYLASDEAHDKAGSYAIQGIAAVFIAEISGSYSGVMGLPLFETGQLLEESGIKIFP from the coding sequence ATGACTTTACCGGAGAATCGCATTTATCTTGCTTCCCGCAGTCCCCGCCGACGGGAGCTGTTGAAGCAGATTGGAGTAAATTTCGCAACGCTATTATTACGCGAAGCTATGCCCCGCATGGCGGATGTCGATGAAGCCTCAATGCCGGACGAAGCGCCGGAGATTTACACCTCACGTATCGCCCGGACAAAGGCCGGGACGGGGTGGATGCAGCTTATGCAGCGCAAGCTGCCACAACTTCCGGTGCTCGCTGCCGACACGGTAGTGGTGCTGAAGGGACGTATTTTTGGCAAGCCTGAGGACGCTGCTCATGCGCAAGAGATGCTGCGTGCCCTTTCGGGCCAGACTCATCGGGTATTGACTGCGGTCGCGGTGGCTGCGCAAAATGGAATACATGTGCGAACTTCCGCTTCCACGGTGCGATTTCGTCACATCAGCGAACGCGAAATTCGACTGTACCTTGCCAGCGACGAAGCGCATGACAAAGCGGGCAGCTATGCGATTCAGGGGATAGCGGCAGTTTTTATCGCGGAGATTTCCGGCAGTTATAGTGGTGTGATGGGGCTGCCGCTGTTCGAGACTGGCCAACTGCTGGAGGAATCCGGTATAAAAATATTTCCCTAA
- the rng gene encoding ribonuclease G, with translation MTSEILVNVTPQETRVAVMEQGAVQELHIERTSSRGIVGNIYNGRVTRVLPGMQSAFVDIGLDRAAFLHLADIWRLRQSEDADKPIERLLYEGKNILVQVIKDSISTKGARLSTQVSIAGRMLVYLPQVSHIGISQRIEDETERKLLREKLKHLLPPGEKGGFIIRTMAEAASEQDLQTDIDYLYKLWHDIEGKSSTGMPGLLYQDLNLSHRVLRDFVNVGTARILVDSRETFQKMVAFARDYMANVTERVDHYAGERPLFDLYGVEDEIEKCLARRVNLKSGGYLIIDQTEALTTVDVNTGGFVGVRSFDDTIFKTNLEAAQVIARQLRLRNLGGIIIIDFIDMESAEHKNAVLAEFKKSLMKDRTRMTVNGFTALGLVEMTRKRTRESLAHILCETCPTCQGRSEVRTAQTMCYEILRELLRESRQFDAREFRILASQQVIDLFLDEESQSLAQLGDFIAKPISLQVEAAYTQEQYDVILM, from the coding sequence ATGACTAGCGAAATTCTTGTCAACGTCACGCCGCAGGAAACTCGTGTTGCCGTAATGGAGCAGGGTGCGGTGCAAGAGTTGCATATAGAGCGTACCAGTAGCCGTGGAATTGTAGGCAATATTTACAACGGGCGCGTCACCCGGGTATTGCCGGGAATGCAATCGGCTTTCGTCGATATCGGTCTGGATCGCGCCGCCTTCCTTCATCTGGCTGACATCTGGAGGCTGCGCCAAAGCGAAGATGCCGATAAGCCCATTGAAAGATTACTGTACGAGGGCAAGAATATTCTCGTTCAGGTCATCAAGGATTCCATCAGTACCAAAGGTGCACGACTATCCACTCAAGTGAGTATCGCCGGGCGGATGCTGGTGTATCTCCCGCAGGTGTCCCACATCGGGATTTCGCAGCGTATCGAGGATGAAACCGAGCGCAAGTTGCTGCGCGAAAAGCTAAAACACTTGCTGCCTCCGGGTGAAAAAGGGGGTTTTATTATTCGCACCATGGCGGAAGCCGCCAGTGAGCAGGACTTGCAGACAGATATCGATTATCTGTACAAGTTGTGGCACGACATTGAAGGGAAATCTTCAACCGGTATGCCCGGATTGCTCTATCAGGACCTGAATCTCAGCCATCGTGTATTGCGCGACTTCGTGAATGTTGGTACGGCGCGTATTCTGGTGGATTCACGCGAGACCTTTCAGAAGATGGTTGCTTTTGCGCGAGACTATATGGCCAATGTGACGGAACGCGTCGATCATTATGCCGGAGAGCGCCCATTATTTGATCTGTATGGTGTCGAAGATGAGATTGAAAAATGCCTGGCGCGACGGGTAAACCTTAAATCCGGCGGCTACCTGATCATCGACCAGACCGAGGCGCTCACCACAGTGGATGTCAACACCGGCGGATTCGTCGGTGTGCGCAGCTTCGACGACACCATTTTCAAAACCAACCTCGAAGCGGCGCAGGTCATCGCGCGTCAGTTGCGCCTGCGAAATCTGGGCGGTATTATTATTATTGATTTTATAGATATGGAAAGCGCGGAGCATAAGAATGCCGTGCTCGCCGAATTCAAAAAGTCACTGATGAAGGACCGGACGCGCATGACCGTCAATGGTTTCACCGCGCTCGGGTTGGTGGAAATGACACGAAAACGCACGCGGGAAAGCCTTGCCCATATTTTGTGCGAGACGTGTCCTACTTGCCAGGGCCGCAGCGAGGTCAGAACCGCGCAAACGATGTGTTACGAAATCCTGCGCGAATTATTGCGCGAATCCCGTCAATTTGACGCCCGCGAGTTTCGTATTCTGGCTTCACAACAAGTCATCGATCTATTCCTTGATGAGGAATCGCAAAGTCTGGCCCAACTGGGAGATTTTATCGCCAAGCCCATCAGTCTGCAGGTAGAAGCCGCTTATACGCAGGAACAATATGATGTCATTCTGATGTAG
- a CDS encoding ammonium transporter, with protein MRKSFCLTLCSAVSLLLLCFSAWASESAGPELSEARQVAQYNYVIHILAMLLVGFGFLMVFVRRYGFGATTGTYLVVAVGLPFYMLLRANGILGHEIAPNTVKALLFAEFAVATALIATGAVLGRLRVFQYALLAFFLVPAYLMNEYLVLDNGMGLTEGYQDTAGSVIIHAFGAYFGLGLSLALTTPRQRSQPIESDATSDRFAMLGSMVLWLFWPSFATAIVPFEQMPQTVVNTVLALCGATLSTYFLSTYFHKGKTSMVDMANAALAGGVAIGSTCNIVSPSGAFAIGLLAGAVSVIGYVFIQPALEKRFKIVDTCGVHNLHGMPGLLGALIAIMVVPGIATAQLIGITFSVVFAFVTGLVAGAAIKATGTTHLAYEDSEEFTHVAPPEIEVVEGGH; from the coding sequence ATGAGGAAAAGCTTCTGCTTGACGCTATGTAGTGCGGTCAGTCTGCTTCTTCTATGCTTCAGCGCCTGGGCGAGCGAGAGCGCTGGACCCGAGCTTAGCGAGGCACGGCAAGTCGCTCAGTACAACTACGTCATTCATATTCTGGCGATGTTGCTGGTAGGTTTCGGTTTTCTCATGGTGTTTGTACGAAGATATGGATTTGGCGCCACGACCGGCACTTATCTGGTGGTGGCGGTCGGTCTTCCCTTTTACATGCTGCTGCGCGCGAATGGAATCCTGGGACACGAAATTGCTCCAAATACGGTCAAGGCTCTGCTTTTTGCCGAATTCGCGGTGGCGACCGCATTGATTGCCACGGGTGCTGTGCTTGGACGTCTACGGGTTTTCCAATATGCCTTACTGGCGTTTTTCCTGGTTCCCGCGTATCTGATGAACGAATACCTGGTGCTCGACAATGGGATGGGCTTGACGGAGGGCTATCAGGATACCGCCGGGTCGGTCATCATCCATGCCTTTGGCGCCTATTTTGGCTTGGGACTATCCCTGGCGCTGACCACCCCGCGACAACGCAGCCAGCCGATCGAATCCGATGCGACTTCTGACCGTTTCGCCATGCTTGGTTCGATGGTATTGTGGCTTTTCTGGCCCAGTTTCGCCACCGCCATCGTTCCTTTCGAGCAGATGCCGCAGACGGTGGTCAACACCGTGCTCGCGCTTTGCGGGGCCACTCTCAGCACCTATTTCCTGAGCACGTACTTCCACAAAGGCAAGACTTCAATGGTCGACATGGCGAATGCGGCGCTGGCCGGGGGAGTGGCAATTGGATCGACATGCAATATCGTATCCCCCTCAGGCGCTTTCGCAATCGGGCTGCTCGCGGGCGCTGTTAGCGTCATCGGGTATGTGTTTATTCAACCGGCATTGGAAAAGCGCTTCAAAATCGTTGACACCTGCGGTGTCCATAATCTGCATGGGATGCCCGGACTATTGGGTGCCTTGATTGCCATCATGGTGGTGCCGGGTATCGCAACAGCTCAACTGATCGGCATTACTTTCAGCGTGGTGTTTGCCTTCGTTACCGGACTCGTGGCCGGTGCGGCGATCAAAGCCACCGGAACAACACATCTAGCCTATGAGGATAGCGAGGAATTCACTCATGTCGCACCTCCTGAAATCGAGGTTGTGGAAGGAGGACACTAA
- a CDS encoding PEP-CTERM/exosortase system-associated acyltransferase has protein sequence MVSSDILNLGNIFKQYFEIVPAFSNALKDEVYRIRHQVYCEDLEFEPVRSDGLETDEHDPYSLHLLMRSVKTGEFVGCTRIVRPRPEDPHYPLPFEKTCATTLDKSIVDSAKLSRRDIAEVSRLAVIAGYRRRKGESNTAVGISGEDFGTPNQPRFPFIPIGLYLATTELARLNEIDTVFVLTEERLASHFSKLGFNLQYIGSPIEHHGKRIPSMMSVSGTIRNMRANLRSLYHAIAADIEKGLA, from the coding sequence TTGGTTTCATCCGATATACTCAACCTGGGTAATATTTTTAAGCAGTACTTTGAAATCGTCCCGGCTTTCTCAAACGCGCTAAAAGATGAAGTCTATCGAATACGGCATCAAGTTTATTGTGAGGATCTGGAATTTGAACCGGTGCGATCGGATGGGCTTGAAACCGATGAGCATGACCCTTATTCGCTGCATCTCCTGATGCGCAGTGTCAAGACAGGCGAGTTTGTCGGCTGCACCCGTATCGTCCGCCCTCGACCGGAGGATCCGCATTATCCTTTGCCCTTCGAGAAAACCTGCGCCACGACGCTGGATAAATCCATCGTCGATTCGGCGAAACTGTCACGCCGCGATATCGCGGAGGTGTCGCGCCTCGCCGTTATCGCGGGCTATCGCCGGCGTAAAGGTGAGTCAAATACCGCGGTGGGTATCTCGGGTGAAGATTTTGGCACACCCAACCAGCCACGCTTTCCATTTATTCCGATCGGTTTGTATCTAGCCACTACTGAACTGGCCCGACTGAATGAAATCGACACTGTGTTCGTCCTGACGGAGGAACGGCTGGCGAGCCATTTCAGTAAGCTGGGATTCAACCTTCAGTACATCGGCAGCCCAATTGAGCATCATGGTAAACGTATTCCCTCAATGATGAGCGTGAGCGGCACCATTCGCAATATGCGGGCGAATTTGCGGTCACTCTACCACGCCATAGCGGCGGATATAGAGAAAGGCCTTGCATGA
- a CDS encoding outer membrane lipoprotein-sorting protein yields MQKKPSRYLLTAISLFVSLASTAFAESTDAELAQSILEKADQIRFPRESFQVDVNINTTAPDQVADMRKYRVLSKGNENSVVMTTEPASERGQIILMKGRDLWVFMPDISQPVRLSLSQRLTGQVANGDLARANFAGDYNATILRTDTIDGDKYYVLELTGVDRGVTYHKVLYWVRQSNFWPYRAEFYSLSNRLLKTARYEDFKMLLGKQRPTRLVMEDALRKGEESVLEYSEMKLRDLPDKIFTKDYLKKLE; encoded by the coding sequence ATGCAAAAAAAACCTTCGCGGTATTTATTAACGGCAATTTCCCTTTTTGTTTCTTTGGCATCCACCGCGTTCGCCGAGTCTACTGATGCGGAATTAGCTCAAAGTATTCTGGAAAAGGCTGATCAGATACGTTTCCCGCGCGAGAGCTTTCAGGTCGACGTCAACATCAATACTACCGCACCTGACCAGGTAGCAGATATGCGTAAATACCGGGTTCTATCGAAGGGTAACGAAAACAGCGTGGTGATGACCACCGAGCCCGCTTCCGAACGCGGTCAAATTATACTGATGAAAGGACGCGATCTGTGGGTATTCATGCCAGATATCTCGCAACCAGTACGCTTATCATTATCCCAACGGCTGACCGGCCAAGTAGCAAATGGGGATTTGGCGCGCGCAAACTTTGCCGGCGACTACAACGCTACGATTTTACGCACCGACACCATTGATGGCGACAAATATTACGTATTGGAACTTACTGGCGTCGATCGGGGCGTTACATATCATAAAGTCTTATATTGGGTACGGCAATCAAATTTCTGGCCGTATCGCGCCGAGTTCTATTCGCTGTCCAACCGCCTGCTCAAAACCGCCCGTTACGAAGATTTCAAGATGCTACTTGGCAAACAACGGCCCACCCGCCTTGTCATGGAAGATGCATTACGTAAGGGAGAGGAATCCGTGCTCGAATATTCAGAAATGAAACTGCGGGATCTGCCCGACAAGATTTTTACCAAGGACTATCTGAAAAAACTTGAATAG
- a CDS encoding DUF1302 family protein — MVYARKFGYSVFIAVLIALPLRCFAEPASSNSLTPNFPIGARSSSNSLTDKTDGEPLFLSLSLSLSPHLVRQTADSIATTVEGSAAAAHEEINGEPLLMPLSYSLSLPPIPLIIKDKEHNVVAQDKEQNKSDIDARESLFGDAEPAKEKLPHVPAWKKLATGWRGFSQLEIADNYSSPEHFSKAKLRTELSRTGQFNEYMKWKISGRFDYDAAYDLSSFYPPAVRQDQRYDLFLRENYLDISAGNFDFRLGRQHVIWGEMVGLFFADVVSARDMREFILPSFDIMRIPQWAMRAEYTKNNIHAEVLWIPVPTIDESGKPGADFYPGPLRGTANFLAEDRSGRNVGNSNYGLRLSYLKNGWDMSGFYYHSLDASPTFYRVSGATEPLVFQARHDKIDQVGATFAKDFGSVVLKGELVYTDGRKFNVTRPTAIDGLTRQNILDYVIGLDFSLPAETRLNLQFFQRAYFGHDPDLIADKRESGASILLNGKIWHKLEAQALVIHSLNRSDWMFRPRLTWNFEKNWRWVLGADVFGGQPTGLFGRFNNNDRVYTEMRYSF, encoded by the coding sequence ATGGTGTACGCACGCAAATTTGGATATTCTGTATTCATCGCGGTACTGATCGCCCTGCCGCTGCGTTGCTTTGCCGAGCCTGCATCATCCAATTCGCTAACTCCCAATTTCCCCATCGGTGCAAGATCATCATCCAATTCACTGACAGATAAGACTGATGGGGAGCCTTTGTTCTTGTCCCTGTCTTTATCCCTATCCCCGCATCTAGTTCGCCAGACGGCCGACTCCATCGCTACCACTGTGGAAGGCAGCGCTGCTGCTGCGCATGAAGAGATTAATGGTGAGCCCTTGCTCATGCCGTTGTCTTACTCTCTGTCCCTGCCCCCAATCCCGTTGATAATCAAGGATAAGGAGCATAATGTAGTCGCGCAGGACAAAGAACAAAATAAAAGTGACATAGATGCGCGTGAGTCGCTATTCGGTGACGCTGAACCGGCAAAGGAGAAATTACCCCACGTGCCTGCCTGGAAAAAACTGGCGACTGGCTGGAGGGGGTTCTCTCAACTGGAAATTGCGGATAACTATAGTAGTCCAGAGCATTTCTCCAAAGCGAAGCTGCGAACCGAGCTGTCCCGCACCGGGCAATTCAACGAATACATGAAGTGGAAAATCAGTGGCCGCTTCGATTACGATGCCGCCTATGATCTCTCCAGTTTCTATCCTCCGGCGGTTCGGCAGGATCAACGCTACGATCTCTTTCTGCGCGAGAATTATCTGGATATTTCCGCCGGCAATTTCGATTTCCGTCTTGGCCGTCAACACGTGATATGGGGCGAAATGGTCGGATTGTTTTTCGCCGATGTTGTGTCAGCCAGGGATATGCGCGAGTTTATCCTCCCGTCGTTCGATATAATGCGTATTCCGCAGTGGGCGATGCGTGCCGAGTATACGAAGAATAATATACATGCCGAGGTATTGTGGATTCCGGTACCGACTATTGACGAGAGTGGCAAGCCGGGCGCCGATTTTTACCCTGGTCCGCTGCGAGGAACAGCCAATTTCCTTGCGGAAGATCGCTCCGGGCGCAACGTTGGCAACTCGAATTACGGACTTCGTTTATCGTATCTGAAAAACGGCTGGGATATGTCTGGGTTCTATTATCACAGCCTCGACGCCTCTCCCACGTTTTATCGTGTCAGCGGGGCCACCGAACCACTTGTCTTTCAGGCGCGACACGATAAGATTGATCAGGTTGGCGCAACTTTTGCGAAAGATTTTGGCTCAGTTGTATTGAAGGGTGAGCTGGTTTATACGGATGGACGCAAGTTTAACGTCACACGGCCTACCGCGATTGATGGTCTAACCAGGCAGAATATCCTCGATTACGTAATCGGTCTGGATTTCAGCCTGCCAGCCGAAACCCGCTTGAATCTGCAATTCTTTCAGCGAGCGTATTTCGGGCATGATCCGGACCTCATTGCGGATAAGAGGGAGAGCGGGGCAAGTATTCTGCTCAATGGCAAGATCTGGCACAAGCTTGAAGCGCAAGCCTTGGTCATCCACAGTCTGAATCGTAGCGACTGGATGTTTCGGCCGAGGCTGACCTGGAACTTCGAAAAGAACTGGCGTTGGGTACTGGGGGCAGATGTTTTTGGTGGGCAGCCTACCGGCTTGTTTGGCCGTTTCAACAATAACGATCGCGTCTATACCGAGATGCGCTATTCGTTCTGA